Genomic window (Gasterosteus aculeatus chromosome 1, fGasAcu3.hap1.1, whole genome shotgun sequence):
TAGCATAAGcaccaaacaaaaggaaaattgtTTATTCAGCCTTTTGACAGGTTGCAGGTCAAGTGTTTTTTCAGCAGTCCAAAGACAACGTCGGATTCATTACGGAATCTCCCCTCAGCCAGTTGGACAAGCTTCCTTTCCAACTCACACACCCATTTTACGTGAGTAAAGATGCTCCCTGCGTTTGCCTCAGAAGGCCGTGTTTGATCTTCAACCCTACTGAGAGTCCCAAAGTGGTTTGGTGTTTGCCAACAGGAACAAGCCGGTCTTTGACATTTGGGGTGGGCAGGTTTTGAACAACAGCTACTGACCAACTGTCTCTCTTTACTCCATCTTAcacacccccacccacacactccATTCTTGTCCATTTATTAAACATCGATGTGacgcaggctttttttttctttttccaaccaGTCGGTCTCAATGTCAGTGGCCTGAACTGAGCCAAAGCGAAGCCCTAGAACCTGATTTGAGTGAATCAACAGATTCTTTAGAACATGTGAGCCTAATGGTGATTACAGTAACCACATTTCACCAGTCTGTGGTGGTAACTCAAAGCAGGAGGGGGAACTATTTCTTAGCCGGGTGCAACTTCCAGGAGTCCCTGCTGGTTGCCTTGCACACAGCATTGACAGGATGATGAGCCATTCCTTtatggtttggggggggggtcaatagtCCCCTCTGCTAATATGCTCATAATTAACCAATTAATTATTAGGTCCATAAAACAAACTGTCAAAAGCAATATGGGAGCTGTAGTTGTGGAACAGGCTGCTCGTTTatttgctgaaaaaaaatcacaacatGCTTTACTTtgcaaattaaatgtttttgtcaaattGTTGTTGACAAAATGGCAATGTCGGCTGTTTTGTGCAATCAGGTGCCCCCTACCTCTCCGTGCAGCCTTACCTGTGTGAAGTAGAGGTTCAGTAGGCAGAGTGTGAAGAACTGCAGACAGACGGGGCAGCAGTAGAGCAGCCAGTAGGCCAGAGGCTGCAGCCGGTTGGCCTGCACCACATTTTTAAAGTAGAAGGAGAAGAGTGTCGTCCTCAGCGCGGCCCACAGCAAGCacaggaacaaaaacacactctgGTAGCTGAAGCGCTTGTGTCCGTAGTGCAAAATGAGCCAGAGCTGCAGGTAAACGAATGCGAACAGGAGGGAGTACAGGACGGTGTAGACGGCAGTCAGACTGAGCTCCAGTGTTGGGGAGATCGCGGTATCGGGGGACTCGTTCTGTGAGGTAAACAAGTAGGAATCGACCTCGTCTCTTGTCGAAAACATCTTCACCGGCCGCTCGCACTAACACATGGGATgctatggagggggggggggaacactaCAACTGGGTCAGACCCGTGTTAAATGCACCGCCGGTGGAAAAAAAGACGAGGGCAATCGGGTGAAAGCGTGCGACAAAAGCAGTTTAGTCTGAGGGTAAGTGTCATAATGAAGCTCCGCCGGGGTTTAAATCCGATACTAGGCTGAATAAAATATGGGGTttagaattaaaaacaaatgtgcacCGTTTAAAAATATCAAGAAACGGAGGAAGAAAACACGAGAGCGGTCCATCTGTGAATCTCTGCAAGGCTGTTCTCTGCAAAAAACAACTTAAGGGGGGCAAAACCTCCAGATCAGCTGTGATGCCGTTTTAGACCCGCCCCTTTGCTCTCGACTAAAGCGGAAACTGGCGTTTGATAGGCCGCCATTTTGGCTCACAATACGACTAGTTTGCTTGTGAAACAACTGACTCTGGAGCCACAAATTCTGTCCAGTTTCCGAAGATAAATCTACGGACAAATCTACCAAATGAGAGACGTCCTCACGCCCACTTTCGTAAAGCGCTGATTCATTGGCCAAGCCAGCCAACCCAGCCTCCACAGCCTTCTCACGCCATTGGTTCATGATGATGTCAGCTGCGACAGTTCCCGCCCTTAGGTCGCCTGTGATTGGTTACCAACCTGTCTCCCAACCTTATTGGCTCAACGGAGCATACATACGTCGCTTGCTAGGACAGACGCCATCAAAACAATTTGCCAATATTTTACGTCAAGTTGCTGAGCAACAACCGACAGTTGTGAGGGAAACGTGAAtgcctccaaaataaaagctttgatAAAATCGTAAAACAGCCATATTATTTGCAGCTACAAATTCTGATGATGTAATTTTCACGATTCTCATGGGAGTTGTATGGACAACTCGAAACCCCTGCAGCACATTTTCCAAATAAGGACTTTATTTTACAATGATAACAGGAAACTGATGTAGCACCAGCAGCTTGACATAAGTATGCTGCATCGTTCTCTAGagatacatttttcaaatttcaCTGCGCAGTTAGATTACAAACCAAACGTTCTAACGTTCACGGACATTTATATTTTGATTTTACTGACAAGTGTCGACGTGAGCgatgcataaaaaaaacatgcccaAACATACAGTGGGAAACAGGCCGAGCTAACGCTAAgtaattagcattagctaacGTCAGCAACGACACCATCAACCCCAACTTAAAGCATAAGGCACCCTCTGTGGGCTTTGCTGGCGTTAACCGCCCAGGAAGAAGCTGCTGCCTCTTAATAGCCGTCATAATGTAAGTTGTCCTCTTTATTCCTGTGCTTGGTGACACTTTCGCACCTCCTCCAGCCCCGGAGCCGCTCCGGCGCCATGTGGCCGTGCGTGGccgctctcctgctgctgccgctgggaGGATGCGCGCGGAGGACCGGCCCGTCGGCCCTGACCGAGCACACGGCGGCCGACTTCAGCGACGCActgcattctgggaagacgCTGTTCATCTATTTCCAGCAACTGGGTAGGTTGCTTTAAAAAGTAGTTTGTGAAATACAGATGTGTCAACAAGCCTCTTCACTCCCTGATCTCTGTCTCCAGTCTCCCCAACCATCTCCCTCTTCTTGGTGGAGTTGGAGCAGTCAGCTGACGCTCTGCAGCATTATGGGGTGCTGGTTGGCAAGGTAACCGCAGGCCTGCTGTCATTGACGTTTGACACAAAAGTATTTGGAgaattctttcattttaaacGTTTACCCACATGGGAGgtgtgtttttgacctttttctgTTCAGGTAAACTGCAATAAAGAGTCTTTTCACGGGTACTGCGCCGAGGAGAAGGCCGTGAACACAGTGTTTCTCTTCAGGTCAGCAGCGCGCAGCGGCAGGAGGGAGTTGGCGATTTTGAATTTGTCAGGAGAGACGCCAGAAAACGTGAATTGGgttgatgtgtttttgtcccGTGTCTTTCTGCCAGGGGTGGGAAGGAGTTCTTGGGTTTCAGTCTGGACATCGTGTTTGACGTCAACTCCATAGTGTCCGAGGTCCTATTGTGAGTAAGCAACAATTCAGTCAGTCTTTCTGAAACATGCaatggacaaaaacaaatgcttgGTTTTACAGGATATATCGTTTTCTCTTATTAAAATTATTTAGCAATATATTgcttaaaaaatatgtatatctTTTGTAGGacatgcaacatttttttttaaatttctaacTAAACAAATCGATCTCATGCACCCTAGATTTTGACTATCGTGTGAAATACAATAACGGAAACCTAACTTTATTGCATTGAAGAAGCTTTTCTGTACTTCTTAGCTCGATGGCCAATTAATCAACCGATTGTTTCAGTGCTACAAATGTTCGCATTACGTGTGATTGAAGGTTTTAGTTGAGCTGCTCTGGATATATTGGCCAATGCTAACGAGGGCACCAATTAGGACGAATCTGCCTCTCAAAATAGTCCCCTACAAATGCTCAGTTTCCTCCTgttaaaatgtaacatttgcCAGCGAACCAAAAGTGAGCTCTGAAGTTCTGATTTGATTTATGTTGGTACGGACCAAACAGACAAGAGACGAGCTCCAGAGGGACCCTTTTGAGAAATACTTAGCTGTAGTCTGTCTTCTCTAGTGCCATTCTGCGTGAAGAGATCAAGTACGTTCACACAGAAACTGACCTGCTGGCAATGGAGAAGGCCgccagagggaggaaggatatCGCTCTGTGTTACGTCAGCAGCCTGGGAACACAAGGTACGGAAAGCAGCCGGGGATGGAGACGATCCGGCTAATGTGTTTTAGGATTGACTTGTGGGTCGCACTGTGAAAGATGGCGAGTCCAATTGATTAACTCAACCGACTGATTCAATTAATTGTATTGTTGTTGCTGATTTGTGTTATTTAAGAGCACAGATCGATGATGGAGACGGCGTATGTGTACGGATCCAAACACCAATTCATCCTCATCACCGGAGGCCCAGTTTTGAGCCACCTGGGGTCggttgttttatctttttcccttttctggaTAATGTACCAGATTGTGTTTCACACAGGCGACCGAGATCAGGCGTGTCATCTGTTTTACACGTTTCACGCAACCCTGGAGACGAAAACCAAAGGGAATCGGTCATCGGAACCCCCCGAAGAAGCTTATTCACCGCGCACGTCTCTCCTTCTCCGTCTCGCCTTGCAGTGTCGATGAGACGTCTCGCTCGTCTCAAGTGTGGTTTCTCCACTGCAGCGGCCACAGCAGGTCCATGACCTCCGAGCACTGTCCCTCGACCCGCATGAGCCAACCGCTGTCCACCCTCAGCCTCCACTCCTTCCTGCAGCTCATGGAGGCTCCACTGGTGGTGAGCTGTGTGGAGAGGAAGGATTGAtggtcattttgtatttttttttttctccccaaaaaTGAACAGAATgtattcacacgcacacaatcgCACGCCTTCTCTCTCCGCTGCGCAGTCTGAAGTTTACCAAGACCCGTCCTCGGTCCGGCCCCCCCAGCACCCTTACCAGGACACCCCCCAGGTCTTCCTGTTCTCTCGTCCCGCAACCAAGAGAGAGGACCTGTACGAGGCCACAGCTCTGGCCTGGAGGCTCCGCGGCCTCGCCCTGGTGCTACTGGTGCACAGGTACAAAGCCCAGGTGCATGTGGATCAGATCCTTTTGCTGGATATGTTGTGGTGTCACACTGCCTTGTGTTCTCCATTCTTTCATGTCGTAGCGTTCTTTTACCAGGTGCCTTTGTTCATATCCCCAGCAGACCACTGTAAATCTAACTTcagtatatatgtgtgtgtgtgtgtgtgttgtcaggaGTCCTGCAGTGAAAACCCCCGAAGAATATAATGCTGCTTACAAGCTGCCTGAGAAAGTACGAAGCCGTCATTaatattttatacaaaaaaataagatgACTCATTATTTTcacccatgtgtgtgtgtgtgtgtgtgtgtgtgtgtgtgtgtgtgtgtgtgtgtgtgtgtgtgcgcgcgcgctttTTAAGGGTTCAGTGGTGAAGTATTTGCGCTCTAACAGCGCCGATGAGCTGTTGGAGCTTTTCACCAATCCAgtggaagaggacgaggacgaggaagaggacgaggacgaggaggacccGGAGGAGGAGCCGCTGGACGCGCTGGACGATGAGATCGCGGAGTCTGTGTTTGAGAATCGTCTCAACTTGCCGGACGCCGACTCGCTGGCCCAGCTGACCTCCGACAACTTCCACGCCACCGTGGCACAAAGCAGCCTGACGGTGGCGCTCTTCTACCTGCCGTGTAAGCAACACTCCTTCTGCCGCCCCCACTGAATAATTCGGCGGAGGAGCACGCGGAGGAAAGTAATGGTCGTTCTGCGCTTTCCCCACCAGGGAGCGCTGTTTCAAACGCCGTCCTCAGCTCATTCAGTGACGTGGCGGAGAGACTCGAAGGTAAGCCGGAGGGCGGGACAGCTACCCGCTGACGGGCGTTAGCAGTGTTGATGATGTAACTCTGTACGGTCATATGTCTTAAAAAGACACGTTTGGCTGATTTAAAAAATCCCTCCAAGGTTCCGAGGTCCAGATGAGCGTGGTGAACTGTGCGGAGTGGACCGACCTCTGCGCCGCCGAGTCGGGCGGCTCCCCCCCAATCCCCTTCCAGCCAATCACGGCCTTCCCCACCGTCTTGCTGCTCCGCCCCAAAGAGTCGGCCCAACGCTACGGGGGCCTGCTGGGTGCCGAGGCGCTGCATCGCTTCATCACGCTGTGAGCTTTCTAAGGGTCCCCGTGCATGAATCCGCCATATGTAATTTTAGACGCCAGGAAAGACTAAATAAGCTTTGATGTCCCTGTAGGGACGTACACGCTGTGCCACATGTTCACAGCGGTAGAATCTAAAGCCACGTCAGCCTTTCGAACACACCATAGTTGTGCCACGCGTGTGTGTTCTGCGTACATGCCTGTCTCTTTAAAACCAGGAGCCAGCCGGCGTCTCCGGTGCTACTGTCCACCgaagaggaagtgacatcattcCTCCTGGAAGGGTTTGCCAGATACAAGCCGGCTCGGGCCCTGGGACTGTTTAGGACCCGAGCAGATGCAGGTGGGAGTCTGTAAAGTTACATTTCTTAAATAATGGTGAGGCCTCGATAGCGGATATTAAAAGGACCTTCGTCATGAATTCAGCGACTGTGACCGGCGCCATAATGATGTAACGAGGATGTCGGCCCGTCTCGTCAGGTGTGCGGCAGTTCACTGAAGCGGCAAAGTCACTGAGAGGAGAGGTGCTGACCGGGCTGCTGACTGATGGGCTGGCAGAGAAGTGGTGGGGACTCTACATTCCGTCTCGAGCAGCTTAGTCCGGCGTGAAAAAGGACCCTTCGTTAATGGTGTGGCAACGTATTGTCGTATTGCCCTGCAGGGCAGCGGAGCACGGCGTGCGTCTCCCCGCGGCGTTGGTGCTTCCATCGGGGGCGAAGCGCACTCGGGCCTCCGCGCTGCCCGCTTCCGCCTCCGCCCAGGAGCTACTGTCACACATCGGCGCCGCGCTGCTGCATCCAGTGGTAAAACCGACGTGCTCATCCCTCCGTCACCTTCACATTGATTAACACTgaacaatgttctttttttcttttttctttttacaacccCCTGATTTTGAGTTCAAGGCAGATTTCTAATTAAATCTCTTAAAAGTAAATGCGCAGTGAATAAACGTTTCCCAGAATGTCACGGATTACAGGACCCGAGTGCTGGATCCAAGGCAACGCGCTCCAAGGGGAGGGAGTAATGCCGACCTAACTCGGTCGCAAACATGGCAATAACGTGGAAACGggcagtttttgttttgagttCATTGAACTACAGGGCACTTTGGATTAGAAGGCACGCAATGCCCAAAGATGCCAGTAGGCGGTGCTGTTGTCTGTGATTTTAATAAGACCGGAATGCAGCAAGGTGCTTGCAACAGGTTCACCCATTTAAAAAGGACAGTTTCTTTATAAAAGAAGTATATATTTTGGGTAGTTGAACTGTCTTGATTCTGTTTCTCCTGCAGAAGCACTCACTTGTAATATGGTGCACATTTTGAAACACCACcatcttgtcttttctttttttttttttaactccagcCGGAGCTGACGGTGGAAAACCTGccgtccttcctctctcttggcagaggcctcctcctcctctttgtgggagaggaggaggacgagatcGGGCATACGCAGAACCAGGCGCTGCTGAAGGAGATGAGAGACGTGGTGGAGCTGGGAGGGGGTTGGATGGAGCGATACCTGGTCTGCTGGCTCCACCTGTACGTGATGACGAGTCAGCCGTTTTGTTTCAAAGTCACCCCACTGGATGGTGTTAAATTGTTGACCTTCGTCTGCGTTCTAGCGGCCACACTCCGGCTGGTATGTCTGTCTTGGGGTCGTACCTGGGCtccatgccccccctccctgccctgGTCCTCACCCACTTGCCCTCTGGGAGTGAAGTCTATCAGTACCCCCCCAATACGCCCATACTGGCCTCCTCTGTCCTGCAGTGGCTGCAGAGGGTGGAGGACGGGACGGAGTCGgcagcaggtgaggaggaggaggacgaggaggaagtgctgaacagaacagaacagctgAATATTGTTCATTTCCATAGTCACGCAGTGATGCAAAACAAAATCCCACTGTCAAAAGATAAAGACATACAGAAGCCAAAACACAAGAACAGATGTATTAACTACAACcgaaaaaaagaagcagtaaCGTTCTACATGCTGTTAGAATATTAAGCAAAGATGTTTTTGAATCCAGCAGAAAAAAAGCTCACGCCGAGCTTAAAGCCAGCAATCAAGTAAGATCCATTATTAATTCCCCTTCTTTATTCACACTAATTACTCTCCCCTTATTTAAACATGTTATTCCTCAGATGTCAAAAGAAGAGGAATACAAATGGAATGCCATGTGTTCTCCTGTGACGACTCGAGTTCTCTACATTTCTCCAGATAGAGTAAAAAGCGGCGAGGCGGGTCACGTGTCACAGGAGAACACGTGGGCCAGTGTCAAACGCTTCCAAAGTAAAAGCATGAAAGAAACTACTAAATAGATGTACTGGTTATCTCCTTCactgaggcacacacacacacacagcagaatgcaaatgctgCCGACAGGCCGACAGTAGCAGGATCGAGTTTGCGTCTGTCCCGCCCGAGGAATCCGATAGGTCATCACAAAAGGCTTTGAGTTGACCACCTACAAGTGTTTTGAGAAAAATGGTCTCTAAAGATAGCCGTTAACCTCTGACCTTTTGAACTATGTAGTCTGGTGAGGGCCGAAATGAGCCGGCACGTTCCCATCTGTCTCGCCTCCGGGCTCTCCCAACCAAGGGGTTGCCTGCACAGACCTGCAAACTATTAGAGTGAAGATAAAGATAAGATATAAAAGCTTTTTGTTCTGATACAGCGGGTTTAGGGTGGTCGCCCTCAGCCATGTTTTTTGCAAACTACTTGAtcatcattacattacactgAAGGCGTGTGTGTGACCTTCGTACTCTGCATGACATGGCGTGCTGCGTTTCCACATTTCTGTCTCTACAGggatgttgggggggggcagctggccTCCCACCACCGAGCTCTTCGACTTCCTGAAGATCATGGACATGCAGGACCCCGACCTCAGCCGACAGCGAGCCTCAGAGGAGAAGGTGGAAGAAGGAGGGGACTCCTTTCCCGCACGGGACAAGTACCCTCACACCGAACTGTGAGGGAACGAGCGTCTTCACGTCCTGGTTTCTTCCCGCCGCGGCATTGGGACTGATTGCTGGTGGACTTTGTTTCTGCTCGATTAGCCAACCGTATGAACTTCTTTATTGTAGCTCAGCTGGGGAAGGGAACTTGTGAGGGAGTTTACccgaaaaaacatgttttgtgatGACGAAGACATGGTTGAAGTGTCAGAAAACCGCCATCCTCATCAGATACACGACCGTACGCGGTTTAGTCCTCCACAGATGATGTGCCACACAAATGTTTTTAACTAACTCACATCTGCCTTCCCTCTTAAATGATACCACGCGTGGAAACTGCAGTGACGAGATGTTTACGTCCTCTGTGTGTCTTGTAAATTAGTCTGAATGTTCTTTTCCTATTATTTTAATTACTGTCCCATAACGACAGCGGCTAAACGGAATGGCTGCGCGTCGtttttaatttcttctttttcttttggaatTTGAGATGCAGAAGAGGTGAAATAGGCCAGTCGGATTTGTCCTGTCTCATTATTGTTATTCAATTTATTATGGTGTTTTTAAGATCTGGTTTTTGGGACTTTGAGTTGTTAGAATCCATTAGTCTCCCAGTTAAAAG
Coding sequences:
- the txndc16 gene encoding thioredoxin domain-containing protein 16; protein product: MWPCVAALLLLPLGGCARRTGPSALTEHTAADFSDALHSGKTLFIYFQQLVSPTISLFLVELEQSADALQHYGVLVGKVNCNKESFHGYCAEEKAVNTVFLFRGGKEFLGFSLDIVFDVNSIVSEVLFAILREEIKYVHTETDLLAMEKAARGRKDIALCYVSSLGTQEHRSMMETAYVYGSKHQFILITGGPVLSHLGVDETSRSSQVWFLHCSGHSRSMTSEHCPSTRMSQPLSTLSLHSFLQLMEAPLVSEVYQDPSSVRPPQHPYQDTPQVFLFSRPATKREDLYEATALAWRLRGLALVLLVHRSPAVKTPEEYNAAYKLPEKGSVVKYLRSNSADELLELFTNPVEEDEDEEEDEDEEDPEEEPLDALDDEIAESVFENRLNLPDADSLAQLTSDNFHATVAQSSLTVALFYLPWSAVSNAVLSSFSDVAERLEGSEVQMSVVNCAEWTDLCAAESGGSPPIPFQPITAFPTVLLLRPKESAQRYGGLLGAEALHRFITLSQPASPVLLSTEEEVTSFLLEGFARYKPARALGLFRTRADAGVRQFTEAAKSLRGEVLTGLLTDGLAEKWAAEHGVRLPAALVLPSGAKRTRASALPASASAQELLSHIGAALLHPVPELTVENLPSFLSLGRGLLLLFVGEEEDEIGHTQNQALLKEMRDVVELGGGWMERYLVCWLHLGHTPAGMSVLGSYLGSMPPLPALVLTHLPSGSEVYQYPPNTPILASSVLQWLQRVEDGTESAAGMLGGGSWPPTTELFDFLKIMDMQDPDLSRQRASEEKVEEGGDSFPARDKYPHTEL